DNA sequence from the Cyanobacteria bacterium FACHB-DQ100 genome:
GAGTGTACGAGGATTAGTTCCGGTGGGTAAGATTGCCCCTTTGAGATGGGTTTGGCTCAAATTGGCTTCACCTAAGTTGGTGTCGCTTAAATTAGCCCCCGTGAGGTTTGCTCTAGTAAACTTCGTTTCGGTTAACGTCGCCCCAGTCAAAATTGCACCTGTAAGATTGGCGTAACTTAAGTTAGCCTGAGTCAGGTTTGCCTTAGTTAAATTCGCCCCACTGAGATTGATACCTGCAAGATTTACATTTCTGAAATTGACTGCAATTAGGTTCAGATTTCGGAAATCTCGTTGTCCCACCGCATACCGACTCAGAATTTCTTTGGTATTCATTTGTTTTCCAAGATAAGTAAAAACCGACGATCGCAAAATCGCAAAATAGGATCAGCGATCGCGAAAGGTAGACGTTATAGATTTGTCTGTAAGACTTTAGGAATGGTGCTAAATTCTTGCTGAACCCAAATTAGCGTCGGGAATATCCACCCGAAGAACCTTTCTCTTCACGCGGTTTCGCTTTATTGACGGTCAAATCGCGCCCCAT
Encoded proteins:
- a CDS encoding pentapeptide repeat-containing protein, which encodes MNTKEILSRYAVGQRDFRNLNLIAVNFRNVNLAGINLSGANLTKANLTQANLSYANLTGAILTGATLTETKFTRANLTGANLSDTNLGEANLSQTHLKGAILPTGTNPRTLSNRLKAPQVQKLTV